In the Thermodesulfobacteriota bacterium genome, one interval contains:
- a CDS encoding TraR/DksA family transcriptional regulator: MPTPKPRKKAAAPRKKTAAAPKKTAKKKNPAAARKAKAPVAKKAVKKKGKVPFKRTIKKQLLATKGRILQEVAHKVEDESRGMKTDIGDIYDIASSERERELSLMLGDRGRAQLSEIEDALERLDLKSYGTCGECGEPIAEQRLMALPFTRVCVECKSKEERERLIRGRPSEETGLGVMDRSESEEDEF, from the coding sequence ATGCCGACACCCAAACCCAGGAAGAAGGCCGCCGCGCCCAGGAAGAAAACGGCGGCGGCGCCAAAGAAAACCGCGAAGAAGAAAAACCCCGCTGCGGCCAGGAAAGCGAAGGCGCCCGTCGCGAAAAAAGCCGTAAAGAAAAAAGGGAAAGTCCCCTTTAAAAGGACTATAAAGAAACAGCTCCTTGCCACCAAGGGCAGGATCCTCCAGGAGGTCGCCCACAAGGTGGAAGACGAGAGCCGGGGCATGAAGACCGATATAGGCGATATCTACGACATCGCAAGCTCCGAGAGGGAAAGGGAGCTCTCGCTTATGCTCGGCGACCGCGGCAGGGCGCAGCTATCGGAAATAGAGGACGCGCTTGAGCGCCTCGACCTCAAGAGCTACGGCACCTGTGGGGAGTGCGGCGAGCCGATAGCCGAGCAACGCCTCATGGCTTTACCCTTTACCCGCGTCTGCGTGGAGTGCAAGAGCAAAGAGGAGCGGGAAAGGCTCATAAGGGGAAGGCCCTCCGAAGAGACCGGCCTCGGCGTTATGGACAGGTCCGAGTCTGAGGAAGACGAGTTCTGA